tgATGTGACCCCATGCATTTGTTTACTACAAGGAAATTGAGACCTCAGGCTCCCCTTCTAACAAGGGCACTAATGGCACAGAGGGCTAGGCAAGAGCCACATACAGTGGTAAGAGGAAGAGAGCAGTTAAGAGGCAATAATAATTCAAAATACTCCTGGGAACACAGCAGGAATGGCTGTCAAAAACCAACATTTTAATCAACAAACTTTGTAGACAAGAGGCTTCCCACTAAGGGAGCACATGTATGTCTGCTTTCACCACCAGCTTCTATCATCTGGGCTTTTAATGCCCAGGATGGTCTCTCCTCTTCAAGCTTCCCTCAGCAAGTatttccagggagggaggctttCCAGAGTCTGTCACAGGAGCAACATTCAACCCAGTCCCTGTTGCATGGACTGATTTTGAAAGCTGTGTGTCTCTTCCAATGCCCCCTCACATTCTCCTGGCTTTCCGAGGGCGGCAGCCGTTGTGGGGAACCGGGGTGTTGTCGGTGATGGAGATCACCTCCAAACCTCCCATTGTCAAACCCTTGATGGCAGCCTGTAACAACAACACAGCAGATGACACACTGTTACCAACACACTGAACAGCATAGAAGGGAAAAAGCTCTGGGCAAAACAGTTTGGTCCCCCATCCAAATCAACTTGTTCCAGTGGTTCTCACtttgtaattattttcaaaataagtgACTTGTATCAGAAAACCCAGTTTAAACCTATCTGCTTCAGTTCTTTTTGCAGTGTTACCATCAGTTTTCCTCCTTGAACTGTAAGAAGTCCCAAATACAGCTTTTATGCTACCTCTAAAGTCCTACAACTCTAAATATTCTAATAATTCATTTCAAGGAACTTGAATGATGAATCCTTTACATCTCATTCAGTGATGTTAACTGAGACTAGCCTGAATTTAGAAAACATGCATGATgcctgagaaaataaaatatgacaACGAAACTCCGACACCTACTTTGCGTCCCGGTCCCAGTCCTTTCACCACGACTCGCACGTGCAATACACCCTTCCCACGTGCTTTCTGTGAAAAGAACAACTGGTTAGTGTTCTCTTTGAGAGAACTGCTGCTGGCCTGGATCCCCTGGAGTCTGTCGTTCCCTTCTGACCCATTATCATAATAgtattaaagtaaaaataaagactACTCAGTAATGGATACAGAAGACATATATGGGGATTGTTGCAGAGAATCTAGGAGCAAAGGAGGCTTGGATATAGCCATGGCAAGTTCAGGAGGACTTCTGTGCTAGACTGTCAGCTCTGCAGACAGAGAAAGCTTTAAAATCAAACTATCTGTGATCTAAAGCCAAGGCAAAAAAGGACATATCCATGGATACGTGACTGAAGTGGCAAGGGACTAACAGGGACTAACAAGGACTAACTGAAAGCTGTTTTCCCTTCCCTAATGCGGTGACTTTTTCCCTGTGACAAGTAGATTCCTTCTGGAGGGTAAATGAGAAGTGCAGGCAAGCTTTAGATTTGCTGTGCAGGAGTCCacacctccagtgcaaaaattCTAGGGGCTTGCAAATTGGAAATGAAGAAGTGCTgtacagcacagccctgctgccaccacGTGGAGGGAGCTCCTCTGGCTCTCTGTCTTGCTGTGTTCTGGTGCAATTAACATACTAACAACTTCAACAGTGATAGAATAAATCTGCCCAAGCACAGCTACACAGCTATTAAGAGGCTCCAATGATCACAGATTAATAGTGAAGATGTTCTCATACTCCTCTGAGTCAATCACAATAAGCTGTTGGCCAGCAATGGCACCAAACACCTCTGACATGAAAGGCTGGAGTGAATTCCACCTAATGTAGGATGAGGATTTTCAGTTTAACCTGGCCTCATTCTGCTGTACTGAGGACTGTGACATAGCCAGCCTCATCTCCTCTACCTAGACACCCATGTGGTTGTTAGAAAGTTATAATAAACCATATGTGGCTGGAAACTACATGTGCAAGGACATCACCTTCTCTGAGAGGaactgctggcagcagctcagttCTCCTGTGGCAGAGACCAAATATGAAACATCCAGCCAGTAACTACAGCCGCTTCTCAGTCCCCCCATGGTGCAAAAATTGAACTGCTGCTGATTCAGGGGCTACATTCCCAAAATGACTGAGAGATGTTCACTTAGGAAAAAAGGAGCTGTGCACAGCTCAACTCACCCTCAGGGCATTTCTAACAGCTGCTTCAAACACACTTTGTCTGTGTGCAGATGAAGCTTGGGACACTGACAGCATGGAACAGCTCTGGAATGCTGCCTGTGAGCCAGGCATGTGCCCAGGTACTGGGAGGTGGGAATCATCGGTGTGGACTCaccacagctgctgccatggcTGCGGTTTGTGCCGCAATGGCCGTTCCCTTCTTGGCATTCTGGAAGCCTTCTGTGCCACAGGACGTGTGGGCGAGCGGCCGGCTGTCAAAGCTGACCACCTGGACGTGggtgctgcagagagagaggggcAAAGGGAGTAAGCAAGGTGGAACAAGGCTTTATGCTCATTTCTTCTCGCTCACCTTACTGTCACAGCTCACTGCAGGACTCCTGCCTCCCTTCTCCAAGCCACCCTAGCTCAGCATTCCCTTTCAAGGCATCCCACTCACTCAAAtctgctgcagagccctcccagcagtgACCTTCTGGCCACCCTACAGACCCTGAGCGAGGTGGCAGAAGCTTTCTGGATAAGGTGTCCTTTATCCAGGTACACCTCAGATCCCACTCAGCCATTTCAGACCCACCTCTCATTGCATTTTACCTCTTctgcttattaaaaaaacatttctagAACTTTGAAAACCTTTAGAAACAACAGTAAAGTACCACAGCAAGGATCACTGATGAAATACAATCGTCTCTCATGGAGAATATGGCAATTCTTTCAACAGCTGCACAGTGGCAGTGCTAGACCAGAAGGCTGGAAGTAACCTGCTGTTAAAGCTGTCAGCATCTGATTATTCATATCGGAATGTAGTCAAAATGTATAAAACCAATCTTATAGCTTTAAAGACATTCTAAGGACAGTAATGCCTCCTGAACAGCACTGAGGTTTGAATCAGTATCATCTTCTCTGTCATAAAcaccactttttttcctttgcaccTTTAGATCAAAATCATGACAGGCCAAAGCACGGGTATGTCCTGAACTTTTACTGTGTGTGAGAGCAGGAATGGAGGAGTTTATTTGCTTACTTGTTGTACGTCGCTTTGATGTGCGCTATTGGGATCTCTTCATAAACCTTTCCATCCCATCTCATGGAGCTCCTCTGCAGGATTAAAGGGCTGAGGAGCAAAACAAGAGTTACCAGGCCTCGCTCTTTAAACATTACAAAGTTTTACCTCACATtgggaaataaagaaagaagGGACCAAATCTCCGAAAGACACAAGCTGCGTTTCTGATTGAGTCAAGccgctccctcccctccctcggCTGCAAACCCACTGGAGGCGATAAAACCTCGCAGCGAGCGGCAGATGGCAGCGCCCTCCCGGCGCGGCCTGGCCTCGGCTCTCACCTCTGCTCGGTCGCGCTCTGCTTCTCCGTCTCCTTGGCAGCCGCCCCCGCGATGTCCTGCAGCCTCGGGGGGCCGGTGCGGAGCCCGCGGCACAGGGCGGCGATGGCGCGGGCCCTGAGGGGGGAGAGAACGGCCGGTGAAGCACCTGCGCTGGGGAGGTGTGGGGACCGCGTGTAGCGATAGTGGGAAACCCCCAGAGACCCTCCTCGGTGTGCCCGCGCTCCCCACAGCCCGTCCCGCCAGCTCCgctcacccccagccccccccgaGCACCCTCTGCCCGGCCGCCGCCACGGCCGCACTCATGGCGGCGACTGCGACCGCGACCCGCGCCCCGGGAGCGGCGGCCGCGGAGCACGACGGGAGCGGGGAGGGAACATGGCGGGGCATTGTGGGATGCGAGTGATGGCGGCGCCCCTCGGGCAGCGGGCGGCGGGTCCGGCTCGGTGGGCTTGcagcgctgctgctgctgctgctgctcgcCGCCCGTGGAGGCTTTTCGGCGCGATGTGCTTGCTGAGGCTTCCCCGGATCACGCAGCctctggagaaggaggaggaggagatgatGGCGCTTATGGGGCAGGTAGAgggggctggtggtggtgggtgtTGGTGGGGAAATGGCGCCCTCGGGAATGAGGGGAGAGGAGCATCAGGGGCTGGTGGCCTTGCACACACAGTCTGATGTTGCTTCCCGAGTGCGCTGTGTGCTATTTGTACTATATTATGTGGGTGTTGGTGGTGTCCCTGTTAGGTGCTCTTGCTGCAAACAGGGAAGCCCTGCTCAACCTCAGGGAAATTCCCATTATCCTGTGTTCGCTGAGGTGGAAATAATTCAGCTTGCTAACACCCGTAGTGCTGTGGCTCAAGAATTCTTTATGTTGCCTATTTAGATAGAGCTGGAGAAAAGCCACTACTCGGATCATGAAATCCGtaagctggaggaggaggagcggctcaagaggaggaaggaaagcctgtatgatgatgatgatgaactGACTGGCAAGACGGTTATCATGGCTCAAGACCTGGAGGACAAGTGGGAACAGAAATTTCTGCGGTTCAAACCTGCTCCACGGATAACAGGTACAGGCTGAAGTTTCTGGTGGGTGAGAACACCCAGATTGTTTGCCAAACTGAGTGCAATTCAGTAGAAGGAAGGCATTTTTGAGTCTTTTTTGCTTTAAAGAGAGTCTTACTCTGTGGTAGCACCATTAGCACATGAGCAATTAACTGACAGGGAGATCAGCATtcccacaccaaaaaaaatgtGCGTGTTCAGCTTTACCAGagcaaaatgacaaaaatagaTGTTGTTTCCAGACAAGAGAAATGTTTGGTCACTTGGTTCCTAAGCTCTGTTTAGTTCTCTTGCTGATTTTTGTCAAGGTAGGGGTCCAGACTGTTTGCTGTAAATTCCTTCTGGACTTGAAACAGGAGTGGTTTCCAGCTGAATCCTTCGTTGATTTCCTGAGCAACTGAGAGCACTCCTGTCTAGATTTTTGTCTTGTTCCAGCTTATGTTGGTTTTTGGCAGATGCTGATAAAAAGAACATTCGAACATCACTGAACAGGAAGCTGGACAGTAACCTGATGCTTCTGGTGAAACAGAAAATTGGTAACCAGGAGC
The DNA window shown above is from Pseudopipra pipra isolate bDixPip1 chromosome 12, bDixPip1.hap1, whole genome shotgun sequence and carries:
- the MRPS11 gene encoding small ribosomal subunit protein uS11m, with protein sequence MSAAVAAAGQRVLGGGWGARAIAALCRGLRTGPPRLQDIAGAAAKETEKQSATEQSPLILQRSSMRWDGKVYEEIPIAHIKATYNNTHVQVVSFDSRPLAHTSCGTEGFQNAKKGTAIAAQTAAMAAAVKARGKGVLHVRVVVKGLGPGRKAAIKGLTMGGLEVISITDNTPVPHNGCRPRKARRM
- the MRPL46 gene encoding large ribosomal subunit protein mL46 produces the protein MAGHCGMRVMAAPLGQRAAGPARWACSAAAAAAARRPWRLFGAMCLLRLPRITQPLEKEEEEMMALMGQIELEKSHYSDHEIRKLEEEERLKRRKESLYDDDDELTGKTVIMAQDLEDKWEQKFLRFKPAPRITDADKKNIRTSLNRKLDSNLMLLVKQKIGNQELWLLPQAEWQPGETLRSTAERAMATFLGDHIQAKILGNAPYGIYKYKFPRAIRTEDNVGAKVFFFKAFLQSTDFTQTELKADYLWVTKNELGDYLKPEYLKKVDRFLLDL